A section of the Streptomyces sp. Je 1-369 genome encodes:
- a CDS encoding cytochrome P450 produces MPITDNKPAATFPDLVDPSFWARPYEERVALFEEMRGMPHPAFIQQSMPGVPFAFGYHALVKYADIAEVSRRPQDFSSNGATTIVGLPPELDEYYGSMINMDNPEHSRLRRIVSRSFGRNMVPEFEAVATRTARRIIADLVARGPGDFIRPVAAEMPIAVLSEMMGIPESDHDFLFDRSNTIVGPLDPDYVPDRADSERAVIEASRELGDYIAGLREERLAAPGNDLITKLVQVQADGEQLTRQELVSFFILLVIAGMETTRNAISHALVLLTEHPEQKQLLLSDFDTYAKDAVEEILRVSTPINWMRRVAARDCEMNGHRFRRGDRIFLFYWSGNRDEGAFPDPYRFDITRGANNHVTFGAVGPHVCLGAHLARMEITVLYRELLAALPHIRAVGQPRRLDSSFIEGIKHLQCAF; encoded by the coding sequence GTGCCCATCACGGATAACAAGCCGGCCGCCACATTCCCCGACCTGGTCGACCCGTCGTTCTGGGCGCGGCCGTACGAGGAACGCGTGGCGCTGTTCGAGGAGATGCGCGGGATGCCGCATCCGGCGTTCATCCAGCAGAGCATGCCCGGGGTGCCGTTCGCCTTCGGGTATCACGCGCTGGTGAAGTACGCGGACATCGCGGAGGTCAGCCGTCGGCCGCAGGACTTCTCGTCGAACGGTGCCACCACGATCGTCGGCTTGCCGCCCGAGCTGGACGAGTACTACGGCTCGATGATCAACATGGACAACCCGGAGCACTCCCGGCTGCGCCGCATCGTGTCGCGTTCGTTCGGCCGCAACATGGTTCCCGAGTTCGAGGCCGTGGCGACGCGCACCGCGCGGCGCATCATCGCCGACCTCGTCGCGCGCGGGCCCGGCGACTTCATCAGGCCCGTCGCCGCGGAGATGCCCATCGCCGTGCTGAGCGAAATGATGGGGATACCGGAGTCGGACCACGACTTCCTCTTCGACCGGTCCAACACGATCGTCGGACCACTCGACCCGGACTACGTGCCCGACCGCGCCGACTCCGAGCGCGCGGTGATCGAGGCCTCCCGCGAACTCGGCGACTACATCGCGGGGCTCCGCGAGGAGCGGCTCGCCGCGCCCGGCAACGACCTGATCACCAAGCTCGTCCAAGTGCAGGCCGACGGCGAACAGTTGACCCGCCAGGAACTCGTGTCGTTCTTCATCCTGCTCGTCATCGCCGGGATGGAGACCACCCGCAACGCCATCTCGCACGCCCTGGTGCTGCTCACCGAGCACCCCGAGCAGAAGCAGCTGCTGCTCTCGGACTTCGACACGTACGCGAAGGACGCCGTCGAGGAGATCCTCCGGGTTTCCACGCCCATCAACTGGATGCGCCGCGTCGCCGCCCGCGACTGCGAGATGAACGGCCACCGGTTCCGCAGGGGCGACCGCATCTTCCTGTTCTACTGGTCGGGCAACCGGGACGAGGGCGCCTTCCCGGACCCGTACCGCTTCGACATCACGCGCGGCGCGAACAACCACGTGACCTTCGGGGCGGTGGGGCCGCACGTCTGCCTCGGCGCCCACCTCGCCCGGATGGAGATCACCGTCCTGTACCGGGAACTGCTCGCGGCGCTGCCCCACATTCGTGCCGTGGGGCAGCCCCGCAGGCTGGACTCCAGCTTCATCGAGGGCATCAAGCACCTTCAATGCGCCTTCTGA
- a CDS encoding AfsR/SARP family transcriptional regulator, producing the protein MRYEMLGPLRIKDGTDYATINAQKVEIVLTVLLIRADQLVSLEQLMREIWGEDLPRRATAGLHVYISQLRKFLKTPGAAGNPVETRAPGYVLHKSPEDRIDAQDFPELVDSGRTLLREKRYDEAASCFGQALALWRGPILGQGGNGPASNGPILDGFSTWLTEIRLECQEMLVECQLQLGRHREAVGMLYALTAENPMCEAFYRQLMLALYRSERQADALKVYQSVRKTLNDELGLEPGRPLQDLQRAILSGDMHLMSLPLALSGH; encoded by the coding sequence GCGCAGAAAGTGGAGATCGTCCTCACGGTCCTCCTCATCCGCGCCGACCAACTGGTCTCCCTGGAACAGCTGATGCGGGAGATCTGGGGCGAGGACCTGCCCCGGCGCGCCACCGCGGGGCTACACGTGTACATTTCCCAGCTCCGCAAGTTCCTGAAGACGCCGGGCGCGGCAGGCAACCCGGTCGAGACGCGCGCGCCGGGCTACGTCCTGCACAAGAGCCCCGAGGACCGGATCGACGCCCAGGACTTCCCCGAACTGGTCGACTCGGGAAGGACGTTGCTCCGCGAGAAGCGCTACGACGAGGCGGCTTCCTGTTTCGGGCAGGCGCTCGCTCTCTGGCGCGGCCCGATCCTCGGACAGGGCGGAAACGGTCCGGCCTCCAACGGCCCCATCCTCGACGGGTTCTCGACCTGGCTGACCGAGATCCGCCTGGAGTGCCAGGAGATGCTGGTCGAGTGCCAGCTCCAGCTCGGCCGTCACCGGGAGGCCGTGGGCATGCTGTACGCCCTCACCGCCGAGAACCCGATGTGCGAGGCGTTCTACCGCCAGCTCATGCTGGCGCTCTACCGCTCCGAGCGGCAGGCGGACGCGCTGAAGGTGTACCAGTCGGTGCGCAAGACGCTCAACGACGAGCTGGGGCTCGAACCCGGGCGCCCGCTGCAGGACCTGCAACGGGCGATCCTCTCCGGTGACATGCACCTGATGAGCCTACCGCTCGCGCTGTCCGGCCACTGA